From one Gracilibacillus salinarum genomic stretch:
- the fliF gene encoding flagellar basal-body MS-ring/collar protein FliF codes for MNEKLKQYKEKAVSFYSSISKKQKGLLFGVIGLLLAAVILATFWTSSQNGMVSLYSDLSLQEVGQITEELDARSVNYEITESGTGVKVPESAADSLLVDLAAQGIPDSGSIDYSFFAENSSFGVTDNEFEVMKLDAMQTELANLITQIEGIDGAEVKLNIPEDPVFISDQQEASSASIVIQTAAGYQFEPSEINALYNLVSKSVPNLSNDNIVIMNQHFEYFDLNNENSFDNSNTYTSQQQIKTNIESDIERNVKKMLGSMIGMNKVAISVTTDIDFTQEQRVEEIVEPVDEENDSLPVSVETITESFTGAQPEDSAAGVEDGEIANYPADTEGNVGDYELVKESVNNEFNRIKKDIVESPYKVRDLGIQVAIDNSRLNENGETELLSAQEQANVEESVASILDSIIATSIDKSYGEVTPNEKVSIVFQPFEGTDTISTPAVTPAIPMWVYIVGGLLILAIIVLIWMLRRNRTEEDIIEEMETTSYEEQEIPPIMQAEDSDNTVRRKQLEKYAADKPEEFAKLLRSWISED; via the coding sequence ATGAACGAGAAATTGAAACAATACAAGGAAAAAGCGGTTAGCTTTTACAGTTCCATATCCAAAAAACAAAAAGGGCTACTTTTTGGTGTAATCGGTTTGTTGTTAGCGGCTGTCATATTAGCAACGTTCTGGACTTCTTCTCAAAATGGCATGGTATCGTTATACAGTGATTTGTCACTGCAAGAAGTCGGTCAAATTACCGAAGAATTGGATGCGCGTAGTGTAAATTACGAGATTACAGAATCCGGAACAGGTGTGAAAGTGCCTGAGTCTGCAGCAGATTCACTGCTAGTGGACCTTGCTGCTCAAGGAATACCTGATAGTGGCAGCATAGACTATTCATTTTTTGCAGAAAATAGTTCGTTCGGTGTGACGGATAATGAATTCGAAGTAATGAAACTTGACGCTATGCAAACGGAATTAGCTAATTTAATCACACAGATAGAAGGAATAGATGGGGCAGAAGTGAAGTTGAACATTCCGGAAGATCCGGTGTTTATCAGCGATCAACAAGAGGCTTCTTCTGCATCTATTGTCATACAGACAGCTGCTGGCTATCAATTCGAACCAAGTGAGATTAATGCATTATATAATTTAGTATCAAAATCAGTACCGAATCTCTCTAATGATAATATCGTCATTATGAACCAACATTTTGAGTATTTTGATTTAAATAATGAAAATTCATTTGATAATAGCAATACATATACATCGCAACAGCAAATCAAAACAAATATTGAATCGGATATTGAGCGTAATGTAAAGAAAATGCTCGGATCGATGATCGGAATGAACAAAGTAGCTATATCTGTTACGACGGATATTGATTTCACACAAGAGCAAAGAGTAGAAGAAATTGTGGAACCAGTTGATGAAGAAAATGACTCCTTACCTGTCAGTGTCGAAACGATTACGGAATCGTTCACTGGTGCACAGCCTGAAGACAGTGCTGCTGGTGTAGAAGATGGTGAAATTGCCAATTATCCAGCTGATACAGAAGGAAATGTCGGCGATTATGAATTGGTGAAGGAATCAGTAAATAATGAATTTAACCGGATTAAGAAAGATATCGTTGAAAGTCCTTATAAAGTTAGAGATCTAGGTATTCAAGTAGCGATCGATAATTCAAGGCTGAATGAAAATGGTGAAACAGAATTGCTTTCTGCACAGGAGCAGGCGAACGTTGAAGAAAGTGTCGCTTCTATATTGGATTCTATTATCGCAACTTCGATAGATAAATCTTATGGTGAAGTAACGCCAAATGAAAAAGTCTCTATCGTTTTTCAACCATTTGAGGGAACGGATACGATTTCCACTCCTGCTGTTACGCCAGCAATACCGATGTGGGTGTACATAGTGGGTGGTTTGTTAATCTTAGCGATTATCGTACTTATTTGGATGCTTCGAAGAAATCGAACAGAAGAGGATATTATAGAAGAAATGGAAACGACGAGTTATGAAGAGCAGGAGATCCCGCCAATTATGCAAGCTGAGGATTCCGATAATACCGTAAGACGGAAGCAATTAGAGAAATACGCAGCAGATAAACCTGAAGAATTTGCCAAACTGTTGCGCAGTTGGATTTCAGAGGATTAA
- the flgC gene encoding flagellar basal body rod protein FlgC, with amino-acid sequence MSIFNAINTSGSGLTAQRLRMDTISSNIANADTTRATVNENGEYEPYRRKMTVFSSKGQSFSSVLNQATAGSSNTGSGVKVSDIEEDDEPFQLVYNPNHPDANDDGYVEVPNVDPLQEMVDMMSATRSYEANVTALNASKTMLMKALEIGK; translated from the coding sequence ATGTCAATTTTTAATGCGATTAATACAAGTGGCAGTGGTTTAACAGCCCAACGTCTTCGAATGGACACGATTTCCTCTAATATTGCTAACGCAGATACAACACGAGCTACCGTAAATGAGAATGGTGAATATGAACCATATCGAAGAAAGATGACGGTCTTTAGTTCCAAAGGGCAAAGCTTTTCTTCTGTCCTCAACCAGGCTACGGCAGGTTCGAGTAACACGGGTAGTGGGGTGAAAGTATCAGACATTGAAGAAGATGATGAGCCTTTTCAGCTAGTGTATAATCCGAATCATCCTGATGCGAATGATGATGGCTACGTTGAAGTGCCTAATGTGGATCCTTTGCAGGAAATGGTTGATATGATGAGTGCAACCAGGTCCTATGAAGCTAATGTCACAGCACTTAATGCATCCAAAACGATGCTGATGAAGGCACTGGAAATAGGTAAATAA
- the fliG gene encoding flagellar motor switch protein FliG, with translation MAKRQILTGKQKAAILLISLGPDVSAQVYKHLTPEEIEKLTLEISSVKKVDGNQKEEILEQFHEIAMAQDYISQGGISYAKTVLEKALGEEKADDIIKRLTSSLQVKPFDFARKAEPGQIINFIQNEHPQTIALVLSYLDSEQSAQILSELPQEMQADIAKRIAVMDSTSPEIIAEVEQILERKLSTTVSQDYTQTGGIQSVVEVLNGVDRSTERTILDTLEIDDPELADEIKKRMFVFEDIVTLDNRAIQRVIREVENDDLRLSLKVASDEVKEIVFNNMSTRMVETFKEEMEFMGPVRLRDVEEAQSRIVAVIRRLEEVGEIVIARGGGDDIIV, from the coding sequence ATGGCAAAAAGACAAATATTAACAGGTAAACAGAAAGCAGCTATTTTATTAATCTCTCTAGGTCCTGATGTTTCTGCTCAAGTATATAAACATCTGACGCCGGAAGAAATTGAAAAGTTAACGTTGGAAATTTCGTCTGTAAAGAAAGTGGATGGCAATCAAAAGGAAGAAATACTCGAACAATTTCACGAAATCGCAATGGCGCAGGATTATATTTCTCAAGGAGGAATCAGTTACGCAAAGACTGTTTTAGAAAAAGCATTAGGAGAGGAAAAAGCAGATGATATTATTAAGCGATTAACCTCTTCCTTGCAAGTGAAACCATTTGATTTTGCCAGAAAAGCTGAGCCAGGACAAATCATTAATTTTATTCAAAACGAGCACCCGCAAACGATTGCGCTTGTCTTATCTTATCTGGATTCGGAACAATCTGCACAAATTTTATCAGAATTACCGCAAGAGATGCAGGCAGATATTGCAAAACGAATTGCAGTTATGGACTCAACCTCGCCCGAAATTATAGCAGAAGTCGAACAGATATTGGAACGAAAGCTGTCTACTACTGTATCACAGGATTATACACAGACTGGTGGTATTCAATCTGTAGTGGAAGTACTGAATGGTGTCGATCGAAGTACTGAACGAACAATCCTGGATACGTTGGAAATTGATGATCCTGAGTTAGCAGATGAGATTAAGAAACGGATGTTTGTATTTGAAGATATCGTGACATTAGATAACAGAGCGATTCAGCGGGTTATCCGGGAAGTCGAGAATGATGATCTGCGATTATCGCTTAAAGTGGCAAGTGACGAAGTGAAAGAAATTGTCTTTAATAATATGTCCACTCGAATGGTAGAGACGTTTAAAGAAGAGATGGAATTCATGGGACCTGTACGATTACGTGATGTAGAAGAAGCACAATCACGAATTGTTGCAGTGATCAGACGACTGGAGGAAGTTGGCGAAATTGTCATTGCCAGAGGTGGAGGAGATGATATTATTGTCTAA
- the flgB gene encoding flagellar basal body rod protein FlgB — translation MSLFGGTIQSLENSLQYASVKNQTIANNIANVDTPNYKAKSVQFNNVLNEELSKGFKTTRTDARHLDFSTESSAVRVTTNTGSTYNHNGNNVDVDKEMTDLAKNQIYYQALVDRINGKFSSLQSVIRGGN, via the coding sequence ATGTCTTTATTTGGAGGAACTATCCAATCATTAGAGAATTCGTTGCAATATGCTTCAGTCAAAAACCAGACGATAGCCAATAATATCGCTAACGTCGATACTCCAAACTATAAAGCTAAAAGTGTACAATTCAACAATGTACTTAACGAAGAGTTGTCTAAAGGGTTTAAAACGACCAGGACGGATGCGAGACACCTTGATTTTTCGACAGAATCATCAGCTGTTCGTGTCACAACAAATACGGGTTCCACATATAACCACAATGGCAACAATGTTGATGTAGATAAAGAGATGACAGACTTGGCTAAGAATCAAATTTACTATCAGGCACTAGTTGATCGGATTAATGGAAAATTTTCCAGTTTACAAAGTGTTATTAGAGGAGGAAATTAA
- the fliE gene encoding flagellar hook-basal body complex protein FliE, with product MNIYSLENIQSNAIQTSKQSTQTVGQSHQNFADNLKQAVESINQAQVESDEKTQALASGEIDDLHDVMITAQKASIMLQTGVQVQKKVVDAYNEVMRMQV from the coding sequence TTGAATATCTATTCATTAGAAAATATCCAATCTAACGCTATTCAAACATCAAAACAGTCAACGCAAACAGTTGGTCAGTCACATCAAAATTTTGCAGATAATTTAAAACAAGCAGTCGAAAGTATTAATCAGGCACAGGTAGAATCTGACGAAAAGACACAAGCGCTGGCAAGTGGTGAAATTGATGATTTGCATGATGTAATGATTACAGCACAAAAAGCAAGTATTATGTTGCAAACAGGTGTGCAAGTTCAGAAAAAAGTAGTCGATGCATACAACGAAGTGATGAGAATGCAAGTGTAA